A genomic region of Photobacterium swingsii contains the following coding sequences:
- a CDS encoding LruC domain-containing protein, with translation MKTPLIPFVIASGAAAISPAFAIAPFNDCPTEAILFQGNPSTVYAVDLSTGNYSIKQTDTGAGGTINAVGFNETDRYIYGWNKNSSTVTRINQAFKVENLTVLSGLPNKNFFVGDVFNNHYYVYLKGSGMFKIDLSAADDSLIATEIMPAGSATLQLTDFAFYPETGDLFAVENTNNNLYRFSFDGAGNASFSLVGSTGLSGTTTFGAQYFDKSGFMYISNNNDGKIYRLDLRDLGDLNPTAEFFAQGPSSSQNDGARCASAPVIASNTDFGDAPDSYKTSLTENGPRHFIGPNFILGSIVDTEGEALVSPSSDDNDGSDDEDGITFNSVLKQGSDALIQVTVGGGANGYVSAWFDWNQNGQFDEGSEQAIVDEWLAPGSHSIKFRVPETATAGTTWARFRIGRDTGLKSFGGVTDGEVEDYSITIEEQLLTHSYYPGEGEWATLAYEDNWPNKGDFDFNDVVLYYRVDTVSNSDGNIVRYDISGKLQAYGASFSNGFAVQLDEIPRSAVDEALTKLVISNKTQHSANVLEVGQTDAVAIISSNLKEAIPAPTCSGSSGTYYRVWRGCNDDAADQFTFEVSIPFTTPLASGPEMPLNPFIFAPEGRYHGSSFSEEFPGRDLEIHLKGDCLTSLASESFFSTQEDTSVYNAANCPGPNCDSYRTSNGTPWGLVIEDDWMHPSERTNILTAYPELEGYATSGGSSNQNWFIRSKAIEAKLFE, from the coding sequence ATGAAGACACCCTTAATTCCATTTGTTATCGCTAGCGGGGCAGCAGCAATATCACCAGCCTTTGCTATTGCACCTTTTAACGATTGTCCAACTGAAGCCATTTTGTTCCAAGGCAACCCCTCAACGGTTTATGCCGTCGATCTTTCTACCGGTAATTATTCTATAAAGCAGACAGATACTGGTGCTGGTGGCACGATCAATGCGGTTGGCTTCAATGAAACAGATCGTTATATCTATGGTTGGAATAAAAATAGCAGCACAGTTACGCGAATTAACCAAGCTTTCAAAGTTGAAAATCTCACGGTATTAAGTGGCCTTCCAAATAAAAATTTCTTTGTTGGTGATGTCTTTAACAACCACTACTACGTATACCTTAAAGGTAGTGGGATGTTTAAAATCGATCTCAGTGCAGCTGATGATAGCTTAATCGCTACGGAAATCATGCCAGCAGGAAGCGCAACCCTTCAACTCACAGACTTTGCTTTTTACCCAGAAACTGGCGACCTATTTGCTGTAGAAAATACAAATAACAACCTTTACCGTTTCAGCTTTGATGGTGCAGGAAATGCATCTTTCAGCCTTGTTGGTTCAACAGGGCTTAGTGGAACAACCACCTTCGGTGCGCAATATTTCGATAAATCTGGCTTTATGTACATCAGTAATAATAACGACGGTAAAATTTATCGTCTTGATTTACGTGACTTAGGTGACCTTAATCCCACCGCTGAATTTTTCGCTCAAGGCCCATCATCCAGCCAAAATGATGGTGCGCGTTGTGCCAGCGCTCCTGTGATTGCCTCAAACACTGACTTTGGTGATGCACCAGATAGCTACAAAACGTCATTAACAGAAAATGGACCACGCCACTTTATAGGTCCCAACTTCATCTTAGGTTCCATTGTTGATACCGAAGGTGAAGCGCTTGTTTCCCCCAGTTCTGATGATAATGACGGCAGTGATGATGAAGACGGCATTACCTTCAATTCAGTGCTAAAACAGGGGTCTGATGCATTGATTCAAGTTACCGTTGGCGGTGGTGCTAACGGCTATGTTAGCGCTTGGTTTGATTGGAACCAAAACGGCCAGTTTGATGAAGGAAGTGAACAAGCCATTGTTGATGAATGGTTAGCCCCTGGTTCACACAGTATCAAATTCCGCGTGCCTGAAACGGCAACAGCAGGAACAACTTGGGCGCGCTTTCGTATCGGTCGAGATACTGGGCTTAAGTCTTTCGGTGGTGTGACCGATGGTGAAGTCGAAGATTACAGTATTACTATTGAAGAACAACTACTTACTCACTCTTATTACCCAGGTGAAGGTGAATGGGCCACTTTAGCTTATGAGGACAACTGGCCAAACAAAGGTGATTTCGACTTCAATGATGTCGTTCTGTATTACCGTGTCGATACTGTTTCTAACTCAGATGGCAACATTGTTCGCTATGACATCAGCGGTAAACTGCAAGCCTACGGCGCGAGCTTTTCCAATGGCTTTGCTGTCCAATTAGATGAAATACCACGCAGTGCGGTAGACGAAGCACTCACTAAGCTTGTGATAAGTAACAAAACCCAACATTCAGCCAATGTATTAGAAGTAGGTCAAACCGATGCTGTGGCCATCATCTCAAGCAATTTAAAAGAGGCAATTCCTGCGCCTACCTGCTCAGGAAGTTCAGGTACCTATTACCGTGTATGGCGTGGTTGTAATGACGACGCAGCCGATCAATTCACCTTTGAAGTTAGTATTCCATTTACCACGCCTTTAGCCAGTGGCCCTGAAATGCCATTAAACCCTTTCATCTTCGCACCAGAAGGCCGCTACCACGGCAGCAGCTTTAGCGAAGAATTCCCCGGCCGCGATCTCGAGATCCATTTGAAAGGTGATTGCCTAACATCACTGGCTTCAGAAAGTTTTTTCTCGACTCAAGAAGATACATCGGTATACAACGCAGCCAATTGCCCTGGCCCTAATTGTGATAGTTACCGAACAAGTAATGGTACGCCTTGGGGGCTTGTCATTGAAGATGACTGGATGCACCCAAGTGAACGCACCAATATTCTGACGGCATATCCAGAGCTTGAAGGCTATGCAACCTCAGGTGGTAGCAGCAATCAGAACTGGTTTATTCGTAGCAAAGCCATTGAAGCGAAACTGTTTGAATAA
- a CDS encoding tellurite resistance TerB family protein, with translation MFKQLRVLFRQVMHEGTDGGAVDTPSMHLAMASLLCEVSNADHSVDPREEQAKAHLLMMLLDIDENDATELLKEATAKSKASVSLYEFTTKLRELAPEQRYSLIEAMWEVAYADGVIDPLEEAVIRQVAELIYIDHSLFIKAKLAAQPPQ, from the coding sequence ATGTTTAAACAGTTACGTGTTTTATTTCGTCAAGTGATGCATGAAGGTACAGATGGTGGTGCAGTAGACACCCCGTCAATGCATTTAGCAATGGCATCCTTATTATGCGAAGTTTCTAATGCTGATCACAGTGTTGACCCACGAGAAGAACAAGCAAAAGCACACTTGCTGATGATGTTGCTTGATATTGATGAAAATGACGCCACAGAACTGCTAAAAGAAGCCACAGCAAAAAGCAAAGCTTCAGTATCCCTTTATGAGTTCACCACTAAACTGCGTGAACTTGCGCCAGAGCAACGCTATTCGTTGATTGAAGCTATGTGGGAAGTGGCGTACGCCGATGGTGTTATCGATCCACTCGAAGAAGCAGTGATCAGACAGGTTGCTGAGCTAATCTACATTGATCACTCTTTGTTTATTAAAGCCAAGTTAGCGGCTCAACCACCACAATAA
- a CDS encoding SanA/YdcF family protein: protein MKLFSIVRISAVIGIVAIGSSLLVDRWVSEHTADRIFTDSKHIPERSIGLVLGTSKYIAKTLNPYYQYRIQAAIDLYQQQKVNVLLLSGDNAHRSYNEPWTMKRDLLKAGVPDQDIVLDYAGFRTLDSIVRAREVFDADHFVVITQRFHCERALFIAEKNDIDAICLAVPSPKGLAGLKVRMREVLARGKAFIDLYLLNIQPRFLGPKEPISSANEYEFVGPPDERAPSS, encoded by the coding sequence ATGAAGCTGTTTTCCATTGTACGTATTTCTGCAGTGATCGGCATTGTTGCAATTGGCAGCAGTTTGCTCGTTGATCGCTGGGTGTCAGAACATACTGCCGACCGTATTTTTACTGATTCTAAGCATATCCCTGAACGTTCTATCGGTTTAGTGTTAGGAACCAGCAAGTACATTGCAAAAACGCTTAATCCTTATTATCAGTACCGTATTCAAGCAGCTATTGACCTTTACCAACAACAAAAGGTTAATGTATTACTGCTAAGCGGTGATAACGCCCATCGCTCTTACAATGAGCCATGGACAATGAAGCGCGATTTACTGAAAGCTGGCGTGCCAGATCAAGATATCGTGCTCGATTATGCAGGGTTTCGTACGCTAGATTCCATTGTTCGTGCGCGTGAAGTTTTCGATGCTGATCATTTTGTCGTGATCACTCAACGTTTTCACTGTGAACGTGCATTATTCATTGCCGAAAAAAATGATATTGATGCAATTTGCTTAGCTGTACCATCACCGAAAGGATTAGCGGGATTGAAGGTGCGAATGCGTGAAGTCCTCGCACGAGGAAAAGCCTTCATTGATTTATATCTGCTTAATATTCAACCTCGTTTTCTAGGCCCTAAAGAACCGATTTCGAGTGCTAATGAGTATGAATTCGTCGGCCCGCCAGACGAAAGAGCCCCCTCATCATAA
- a CDS encoding NAD-dependent malic enzyme: MNNDKRPLYIPYAGPALLETPLLNKGSAFSVEERMFFNLEGLLPEAIESIEEQAERAYQQYQKFENDIDKHIYLRNIQDTNETLFYRLVENHITEMMPIIYTPTVGAACENFSNIYRRGRGLFISYPNRDRIEEMINNASRQNVKVIVVTDGERILGLGDQGIGGMGIPIGKLSLYTACGGISPAYTLPVVLDVGTNNPQRLSDPMYMGWRHPRITGQEYDKFVDEFITAIKHRWPEALIQFEDFAQKNAMPLLERYKNKVCCFNDDIQGTAAVTVGSLLAACKAAGSKLSEQRVTFLGAGSAGCGIAEAIIAQMVSEGISDAQARSQVYMVDRWGLLIDDMPNLINFQSKLVQKRATINEWDVENNNVSLLDVMRNAKPTILIGVSGVPGLFSEDVIREMHQHCERPIIFPLSNPTSRVEATPADLIRWTDGNALVATGSPFEPVIHNGKTYPIAQCNNSYIFPGIGLGVLAVNARRVTDEMLMESSRALAECSPLAINGQGALLPPLEDIQKVSRHIAFAVAKKAIEQRKAPKNTDERIKEKIDANFWQSEYRRYKRTAF; encoded by the coding sequence ATGAACAACGATAAAAGACCTTTATACATCCCCTACGCAGGCCCTGCGCTTCTAGAAACACCTCTGCTAAACAAAGGTAGTGCATTCTCTGTCGAAGAACGTATGTTCTTTAACTTGGAAGGTCTTCTTCCAGAAGCGATCGAAAGTATCGAAGAACAAGCTGAACGTGCTTATCAGCAATACCAAAAATTCGAAAATGATATTGATAAGCATATTTACCTACGTAACATCCAAGACACCAACGAGACTCTATTCTACCGTTTGGTTGAAAACCACATCACTGAAATGATGCCAATCATTTACACACCAACCGTTGGTGCAGCGTGTGAAAACTTCTCGAACATCTACCGTCGTGGCCGTGGTCTTTTCATCTCCTACCCAAACCGTGATCGTATCGAAGAGATGATCAACAACGCATCTCGTCAAAACGTTAAAGTTATCGTAGTAACAGATGGTGAGCGTATTCTTGGTCTGGGTGACCAAGGTATCGGTGGTATGGGTATTCCAATCGGTAAACTATCACTTTACACCGCGTGTGGTGGTATCAGCCCTGCTTATACGCTACCCGTTGTGCTTGATGTAGGTACAAATAACCCACAACGTCTATCCGACCCTATGTACATGGGCTGGCGTCATCCGCGTATTACTGGTCAAGAATACGATAAATTCGTTGATGAGTTCATTACTGCGATCAAACACCGTTGGCCTGAAGCACTCATTCAATTTGAAGATTTCGCACAGAAAAATGCGATGCCATTGCTTGAGCGCTACAAAAACAAAGTATGCTGTTTCAACGATGATATCCAAGGCACAGCAGCCGTGACAGTCGGTTCACTTCTTGCTGCATGTAAAGCTGCGGGCAGTAAACTGTCAGAGCAACGTGTTACCTTCTTGGGTGCGGGTTCTGCTGGTTGTGGCATCGCTGAGGCAATCATTGCTCAAATGGTATCTGAAGGTATTTCTGACGCTCAAGCTCGTAGCCAAGTTTACATGGTTGACCGTTGGGGCTTGTTGATTGACGACATGCCAAACCTGATTAACTTCCAAAGCAAGTTAGTACAAAAACGCGCAACAATTAACGAGTGGGACGTTGAAAACAACAATGTATCACTGCTTGATGTTATGCGTAACGCGAAACCAACAATTCTTATCGGTGTATCTGGTGTCCCTGGTCTATTTAGCGAAGATGTTATTCGTGAAATGCACCAACACTGTGAACGCCCTATCATCTTCCCACTGTCTAACCCAACCAGTCGCGTTGAAGCAACACCTGCTGATTTGATCCGCTGGACAGACGGTAATGCACTTGTTGCGACGGGTTCGCCATTTGAGCCTGTCATTCACAATGGCAAAACTTACCCAATTGCACAGTGTAACAACAGTTACATCTTCCCTGGCATTGGTTTGGGCGTATTGGCAGTTAATGCTCGTCGTGTCACTGATGAAATGCTAATGGAATCAAGCCGTGCGCTTGCTGAATGTTCACCACTAGCAATTAATGGCCAAGGTGCACTTCTTCCTCCTTTAGAAGATATTCAAAAAGTATCGCGCCACATTGCATTCGCTGTTGCGAAAAAAGCCATTGAGCAGCGTAAAGCACCGAAGAACACAGATGAACGTATCAAAGAAAAAATTGATGCGAACTTCTGGCAGTCTGAATACCGTCGCTACAAGCGCACTGCATTCTAA
- a CDS encoding helicase-related protein, with amino-acid sequence MVQLPIDPLKSLFIEKLAHHHLVVEAETGSGKSTRLPLWAAESGKVLVIEPRRIACSSLAEFLAAERNEPVGKSIGYAIRFEAHFDDNTEIIFATPGVALRWLSEGQLTEFKTIIIDEFHERRWDTDLLLALLKDQPSEPHNKQRLVITSATIDSQRLTQYLDAEHLKAEGRNFTVTVEHLAADNRHSPDIRSIENKVSSAIQNFLNNPQDQAKKQGDILVFLPGRKEIALCQSKLKPFSLEFGIDVIPLHASVSDTDRQRALTASQHQRIILATNVAETSLTIPGITLIIDTGLERRTHQRNGRAVLGLHAISRASSEQRKGRAGRIAAGHCIRLYGSAAPLELITPPELHREELTEPMLAAACCGFRLADLAFVDALPEKALLQAHDRLLAMKAINDQGDATEHGKRLYPLPIDALFAHLITAMPDKAATEAMVDLAAALSVSNKPWQKTNSEEVLEQLTQWEKHHCDAMLLVKLLRESTPEFLTVDDERLQEARQISAQIREALSLPQLDVATSVKRDAWLAAVIKAAPELAFVRREKRRQALGNGHSEVTLGRDSRLSDNAEAAVIFDQFSLPGKGVKQTLNLATCTAPIPLSLLIEHDLGEVQVCDSQLVDGQCVTRTQRIYAGRVIDEQTQNSKDTVTTALIVEMIESGQLFEGLADQRRHQIEQWNLFLKLGLLDETSCTRTQPTELTTWLTEQIEALGVESLDDMQLFSNDDFIFDGIPEWEQDEFDERFPRKIYIADLHLTVEYAAAGKLVTVVYQSGSRKQDPQRWELPRWQGWRIKYRKASRVIDIR; translated from the coding sequence ATTGTGCAATTACCTATCGACCCACTTAAATCTCTTTTTATTGAAAAACTCGCTCACCACCACCTAGTGGTTGAAGCCGAAACAGGGTCTGGCAAATCAACACGATTACCGTTATGGGCGGCTGAATCAGGCAAAGTATTAGTCATTGAGCCTCGTCGTATTGCCTGTTCTTCTCTAGCTGAATTCTTAGCGGCAGAAAGAAACGAACCCGTAGGAAAAAGTATTGGTTATGCGATTCGCTTTGAAGCGCATTTTGACGACAACACAGAAATTATCTTTGCGACACCCGGTGTGGCATTGCGCTGGTTAAGCGAAGGGCAACTAACTGAATTTAAAACTATCATTATTGATGAGTTTCATGAACGCCGCTGGGACACAGACTTACTGCTCGCCTTACTAAAAGATCAACCCAGTGAACCACACAACAAACAGCGCTTAGTTATTACCTCTGCCACCATAGATAGCCAACGCTTAACCCAATACTTGGATGCCGAACACCTCAAAGCAGAAGGCCGAAACTTTACGGTTACTGTCGAACATCTTGCTGCAGACAATCGACATAGCCCAGATATTCGTTCTATCGAAAACAAAGTCTCTAGTGCGATTCAAAACTTTCTGAATAATCCACAAGACCAAGCAAAGAAACAAGGCGACATTCTTGTTTTCTTACCCGGCCGAAAAGAAATCGCCCTTTGCCAAAGCAAGCTAAAACCATTCAGCCTTGAATTTGGCATTGATGTGATTCCATTACACGCTTCTGTGTCTGACACTGATAGGCAACGCGCTCTGACAGCCAGCCAGCATCAGCGCATTATTCTCGCAACCAATGTCGCTGAGACTTCGCTGACAATTCCAGGTATCACACTAATTATTGATACTGGATTAGAGCGTCGAACCCATCAACGCAATGGCCGCGCCGTGCTGGGGTTACACGCAATTTCACGCGCGAGTTCAGAACAAAGAAAAGGACGCGCAGGCCGTATAGCGGCGGGGCACTGCATACGATTATACGGCAGTGCTGCCCCACTGGAATTAATCACGCCACCAGAGTTACACCGCGAAGAACTCACAGAGCCTATGCTTGCGGCCGCTTGTTGTGGATTCCGTCTTGCTGATTTAGCTTTTGTCGATGCATTACCAGAAAAAGCACTGCTGCAAGCCCATGACCGCTTACTGGCCATGAAAGCGATTAATGACCAAGGGGACGCCACAGAACATGGTAAACGCCTCTACCCTTTACCTATCGATGCATTATTCGCCCATTTAATCACCGCCATGCCAGATAAGGCTGCAACCGAAGCCATGGTTGATCTCGCGGCAGCCCTATCGGTTTCAAATAAGCCATGGCAAAAAACAAACAGTGAAGAAGTGTTAGAGCAACTCACACAATGGGAAAAGCATCATTGTGACGCTATGTTACTGGTTAAACTTTTGCGTGAATCAACGCCTGAGTTTCTGACCGTTGACGATGAACGCTTACAAGAAGCCCGCCAAATTTCAGCACAAATCCGTGAAGCGTTGTCTTTACCTCAACTTGATGTCGCGACTTCAGTTAAGCGAGATGCTTGGCTTGCTGCTGTCATTAAAGCGGCACCAGAACTGGCCTTTGTTCGTAGAGAAAAACGTCGACAAGCATTGGGTAACGGCCACAGTGAAGTCACCTTAGGCCGTGATAGCCGCTTATCTGACAATGCTGAAGCTGCTGTAATATTTGATCAATTCAGCCTTCCAGGGAAAGGCGTTAAACAAACACTTAACTTAGCCACTTGCACTGCACCCATCCCTTTATCCTTGCTCATTGAACACGATCTTGGTGAAGTCCAAGTATGCGACAGCCAACTCGTAGATGGTCAATGCGTCACCAGAACACAACGGATTTATGCAGGGCGCGTCATTGATGAGCAAACCCAAAACAGCAAGGATACAGTGACTACAGCATTGATTGTCGAAATGATCGAAAGCGGCCAGCTTTTTGAGGGGCTAGCCGATCAACGCCGTCATCAAATTGAACAATGGAACCTCTTTCTTAAACTCGGCTTACTTGATGAAACAAGCTGTACCCGCACTCAACCAACGGAGTTAACAACTTGGTTAACGGAACAAATAGAAGCACTAGGTGTTGAATCACTCGACGATATGCAGCTCTTCAGCAATGATGACTTCATCTTTGATGGTATACCCGAATGGGAGCAGGATGAATTTGATGAGCGCTTCCCTCGTAAAATATACATCGCAGACTTACACCTTACTGTCGAATATGCTGCCGCTGGAAAATTGGTCACTGTGGTATACCAGAGCGGTAGCCGCAAACAAGATCCACAACGCTGGGAGCTACCTCGATGGCAGGGTTGGCGAATTAAATACCGAAAAGCAAGCCGTGTTATTGACATTCGATGA
- a CDS encoding SLC13 family permease codes for MTALTLTLKKWLFDRNSMILLADIALFAILFNTLPFEKDVVVGLSILVFVAILWLTEAVHVSITAILVPILAVGFGIFQTPQALSNFSNPIIFLFLGGFALAAALHKQELDKAIADKVLLIAKGRMSVAVFMLFGVTAFLSMWISNTATTAMMLPLVLGVLNKVNAKSERSTYVFVLLGLAYCASIGGIATVVGSPPNAIAAAEVGLSFTEWMSFGLPIALILLPITVFLLYVMLKPNLNHTFELDHKPVEWSNGKLVTLAIFALTVSCWIFSKPINAFLGGFSKFDTLVALGAIVLLGASRVVAWKDIEKSTDWGVLLLFGGGICLSNVLKATGTSVFLAHSLSGFLEQAGLFFTILVVAAFVVFLTEFASNTASAALLVPVFATVAEALGVSPVVLSALIAVAASCAFMLPVATPPNAIVFGSGHIKQSEMMKAGIYLNIACIGALSAFAYLFW; via the coding sequence ATGACAGCCTTAACTCTCACTCTAAAAAAGTGGCTGTTTGATCGAAATAGCATGATATTACTTGCCGATATCGCGTTATTCGCTATTTTGTTCAACACCCTACCCTTTGAAAAAGATGTTGTCGTCGGACTAAGCATTCTCGTTTTTGTCGCAATACTCTGGTTAACAGAAGCAGTGCACGTCAGTATTACTGCGATTTTAGTGCCTATTTTGGCAGTGGGATTCGGGATATTCCAAACACCACAGGCGCTGAGTAACTTCTCAAACCCGATTATATTCCTATTCCTAGGTGGCTTTGCTCTTGCAGCTGCACTGCACAAGCAAGAATTAGATAAAGCCATTGCCGATAAAGTACTTCTTATCGCTAAAGGCCGCATGTCTGTCGCTGTCTTCATGCTATTTGGTGTCACTGCATTCTTATCGATGTGGATCAGTAACACTGCAACGACAGCTATGATGCTGCCACTTGTGCTAGGCGTACTAAATAAAGTAAATGCAAAGAGTGAACGTAGCACATACGTGTTTGTTCTACTGGGTCTTGCTTACTGTGCAAGTATTGGTGGTATCGCTACGGTTGTCGGTAGCCCACCGAACGCAATCGCAGCGGCTGAGGTTGGCTTAAGCTTTACAGAATGGATGTCATTTGGTTTACCGATTGCACTCATTTTACTACCAATTACCGTTTTTCTACTTTATGTGATGCTTAAACCCAATCTTAACCACACCTTTGAGCTAGACCACAAACCAGTAGAGTGGAGCAATGGCAAACTTGTCACGCTAGCGATTTTTGCACTGACTGTTTCTTGCTGGATCTTCAGCAAACCTATCAATGCTTTCCTAGGTGGTTTTAGTAAGTTCGATACCCTTGTTGCCCTTGGTGCAATTGTTCTACTTGGTGCATCACGTGTTGTTGCTTGGAAAGACATTGAGAAGTCGACAGATTGGGGCGTATTACTTCTATTTGGTGGTGGTATTTGCCTAAGTAACGTACTTAAAGCAACGGGCACCAGTGTGTTCCTTGCTCACAGCCTAAGTGGTTTCCTTGAGCAAGCCGGCTTATTCTTCACAATCCTTGTTGTTGCCGCTTTTGTGGTATTCCTAACAGAGTTTGCGAGTAATACAGCCAGTGCTGCCCTATTAGTTCCTGTATTTGCGACCGTTGCAGAAGCACTTGGTGTATCGCCTGTTGTTCTATCAGCACTTATTGCTGTCGCGGCTTCTTGTGCCTTCATGCTGCCAGTTGCAACGCCACCAAACGCCATTGTATTTGGTTCTGGTCACATAAAACAAAGCGAGATGATGAAAGCAGGTATCTACCTCAATATCGCCTGTATTGGTGCCCTATCAGCGTTTGCTTACTTATTCTGGTAA